The Chitinophagales bacterium genome has a segment encoding these proteins:
- the atpF gene encoding F0F1 ATP synthase subunit B: protein MDLVTPDLGLVFWTTIAFALFWFLVGKYAFKPIANAINSREKSIEDALNAAENAKLEMTKLQNENEKILREAREESASILKEARAIKDGIINEAHGKAKDEAQKILEQAKSEILAEKNAALAEVKNEVSKLSLEIAQKVLGKELNSEKDHQSYISNLVEKENLN, encoded by the coding sequence ATGGATTTGGTAACACCAGATCTTGGTTTAGTTTTTTGGACAACAATTGCTTTTGCATTATTTTGGTTTTTGGTAGGCAAGTATGCTTTTAAACCAATTGCAAATGCTATTAACAGTAGAGAAAAGTCTATTGAAGATGCATTAAATGCAGCTGAAAATGCAAAGTTGGAAATGACCAAATTACAAAATGAGAATGAAAAGATTTTAAGAGAAGCTAGAGAAGAAAGTGCTTCTATTTTAAAAGAAGCAAGAGCCATTAAAGATGGTATTATTAATGAAGCTCATGGTAAAGCTAAAGATGAAGCACAGAAAATTTTAGAACAAGCTAAATCTGAAATTTTAGCAGAAAAAAATGCAGCTTTAGCCGAAGTTAAAAACGAAGTAAGTAAACTGTCTTTAGAAATTGCTCAAAAAGTTTTAGGAAAAGAATTAAATTCTGAAAAAGATCACCAATCTTATATCAGTAATTTAGTAGAAAAAGAAAATTTAAATTAA
- the atpE gene encoding ATP synthase F0 subunit C: MTGLAALGAGLAAIGAGLGIGLIGGNAMQGIARQPEASGDIRTTMIIAAALVEGAAIIAMILSFLMNG; the protein is encoded by the coding sequence ATGACAGGATTAGCAGCATTAGGAGCCGGTTTAGCAGCAATAGGAGCTGGTTTAGGTATCGGTTTAATTGGCGGTAACGCAATGCAAGGTATTGCAAGACAACCAGAAGCTTCAGGAGACATCAGAACTACAATGATTATTGCAGCAGCTCTAGTAGAAGGTGCAGCTATCATTGCGATGATCTTATCTTTCTTGATGAATGGTTAA
- the atpH gene encoding ATP synthase F1 subunit delta, translating into MSLDKLSFRYATALYQEAAAQNTLDSSLQDVKDLIKIINSNDELNQLFQNPIVDVETKRSIVQSLFQSKLTPLVYNFLILLIDNKREAGVIPMLNKFIDIYNDKHGISNVQLILASEIDNTTLNKIESFIKTQSGKPNVVINKKVDESILGGFIINFGDRIYDNSVKRKLQQIKNDLILN; encoded by the coding sequence ATGTCTTTAGATAAACTATCATTTCGTTATGCAACTGCACTTTATCAAGAAGCTGCGGCACAAAATACTTTAGATAGTTCATTGCAAGATGTTAAAGATTTAATCAAAATTATTAATAGTAATGATGAATTAAATCAGTTGTTTCAAAATCCAATTGTTGATGTTGAAACCAAACGATCAATAGTTCAGTCTCTTTTCCAATCTAAGCTAACACCTTTAGTGTATAATTTCTTAATCTTGCTAATAGACAATAAAAGAGAAGCAGGAGTGATACCAATGCTTAATAAGTTTATCGATATATACAATGATAAACATGGAATCTCAAATGTACAATTAATTCTCGCATCAGAAATTGACAATACTACACTTAATAAAATAGAATCATTTATAAAAACTCAATCAGGAAAACCTAATGTTGTCATTAATAAAAAAGTTGATGAAAGTATTTTAGGTGGTTTCATTATTAATTTTGGTGATAGAATTTATGACAATTCTGTAAAAAGAAAGTTACAACAAATAAAAAACGATTTAATACTTAACTAA